A stretch of the Saprospiraceae bacterium genome encodes the following:
- a CDS encoding T9SS type A sorting domain-containing protein, producing the protein MKHFYLIILNFFIVCSLQSQNCLPDSIYRDSSAGVYPKPVSPTNPNGGINKKACINKPYEFVFTVVVPDTVVVPAFPSPIALEKVAIDTVNAITGLPKGISYACNPPDCVFNKNTSGCLVLRGTATTDNTPGDFKPIIKMTLTINLGIPFPYVTEYPGPAFPGEYILTLVSEQDCASASHQEDLVINYWFPNPSSGQLTNKSNSIEQIKVMDTQGRIIQFNKNSKNTIDLNMLNNGGLFYIQWIDGSKLLTQQIVIK; encoded by the coding sequence ATGAAGCATTTTTACCTGATCATCTTGAATTTCTTTATCGTTTGTTCCCTACAATCGCAAAATTGTTTGCCTGACTCGATTTATAGAGATTCTTCTGCAGGAGTTTATCCTAAACCTGTCAGCCCTACGAATCCCAATGGAGGCATTAATAAAAAGGCATGTATCAACAAACCTTATGAATTTGTATTTACTGTCGTGGTACCAGATACTGTCGTGGTTCCGGCATTTCCATCTCCAATTGCGTTGGAAAAAGTAGCCATCGATACGGTAAACGCAATAACTGGATTGCCTAAAGGAATTAGTTACGCATGCAATCCTCCCGATTGTGTTTTTAATAAAAATACTTCAGGTTGTTTGGTTTTACGAGGAACTGCTACAACTGATAACACACCGGGAGATTTTAAACCCATCATTAAAATGACTTTAACGATTAATTTAGGCATCCCTTTTCCATACGTAACCGAATATCCCGGCCCGGCTTTTCCAGGTGAGTATATATTAACTCTTGTATCCGAACAAGACTGCGCATCAGCAAGCCATCAGGAAGATTTAGTTATTAATTATTGGTTCCCAAATCCAAGCAGTGGGCAATTGACGAATAAATCCAATTCCATCGAACAAATTAAAGTAATGGATACTCAGGGACGTATTATTCAATTTAATAAAAATTCAAAGAATACCATTGATTTGAACATGTTAAACAATGGCGGATTATTTTACATTCAGTGGATAGACGGTTCAAAATTACTAACCCAACAAATTGTAATTAAATAA